Below is a genomic region from Mesorhizobium sp. NZP2298.
TTCCCCGGCATTGAAGAAGCCGCCGAACACCGCCGCGTCGGCGGCCGCTTCGAGATCGGCATCGGGAAAGACGATCTGGCCGTTCTTGCCGCCGAGCTCCATCGAGACCTTCTTGAGCGACTGCGCAGCGGATGCCATGGTCATCTTGCCGACGCGGGTCGAGCCGGTGAACGACACCATCTCGACCAGGGGATGGCTGACCATCGGCGCACCGACATCACCGCCCAGGCCGGCAAGGATGTTGACGACGCCAGCGGGCACGCCGGCCTCAAGCAGGATATCGCCGAGCACGAAAGTCGAGGCCGAGGTCATCTCGCTCGGCTTCACCACCGCCGTGCAGCCGGCGGCAAGCGCGAAGGGCAGTTTCTGGCTGACGATCAGGAACGGGAAATTCCACGGCGTGATGATCGAGACGACGCCGATCGGCTCGCGCACGACCACGCCCAGCATGGCGTCGCCGAGATTGGCGTAGCTCTCGCCGTGCAGCGTGCGGGCGAGCGAGGCGGCGTAGCGCCAGATGTCGACGGCGCCACCGATCTCGCCGCGCGCCTGGGCGATCGGCTTGCCCGATTCCAGTGCATCGAGCCGGGCGATGTCTTCCAGCCGCGTCTCGATCAGGTCCGCCGCCTTGAAAAGGATCGCGGCGCGTTCGGCCGCCTTCATGCGTGGCCAGGGACCGGTCTCGAACGCCCTGTGCGCGGCCTGCACGGCTGCTTCCACCTCGGCCTCGCCGGCCTGTGCATAGCGCGAAACGGTGAAGCCATGGCCAGGGCTCTTGCGCTCGATCGCGCGGCCGTCGCGCGCATCGACATGCTTGCCGTCGATCAGCAGCCGATAGTTTCTTGGCGCGGCTGACGCTTCGACGGGCATGGCGATGTTGAGGGGGGCGTTCATCAGGATTTTTTCTCTAACTTCTAGAAAATGCGGGTTTCTGCTTGGTCTTGAAAGCGCTTACACCAGCCTTGAGGTCTCCGGAGAGCGCGATGAAACCGCTGGCCAGTGCTTCCGTTGCCGCCGCACTTTCCTCGCCTTCGGCCACGGCGATCATCAGCTTGGCGGCTTCGGTCGCCAACGGCCCGCGCTCGGCGATCGTCTGCGCCCAGGCGCTGGCGTGGGCCAGCCCGTTGCCGGTTTCAACCACCCTATCGACCACGCCAAGGGCCAGCGCTTCGGGAGCGAGAAGTATCTCGCCACCCAAAGCCAAGCGGCGCACGGTCTGGGCCCCGAAGCGGCGCACGGCGCGCTGCGTGCCGGACCAGCCGGGCACGACGCCGATCGAGGTTTCGGGGAAGCCCAGTTTCACCTGCGCCTCGGCGACGCGAAAATCGCAAGCGACGGCCAGTTCCAGCCCCCCGCCCAGCGCATGGCCCGACAGCACGGCGATCGTCGGCTGCCGCAGCCTCGCCAGCCGGTCGAACACCCGGTGGCCATAGCGCACCCATTGCACCTGGAAGTCGGCCGCGTTCATCTGCGCCCACGCCTCGACATCGCCGCCGGCGCAAAAGCCCTTGCCTTCGCCGCGCAGCAGCACGACGCGCACGCCTTCAGCCGCCTCGGCCGTGTCGAGCGCCGTTTCCAGCGCCCGCAGCATCGGAATATCCAGCGCGTTGAATTTTTCAGGCCGCCGCAAGGTAACGATGCCGATGGCGCCGTCCCGCTCGAAGGTGACGAGAGGCTCAGCCATGCGCGCCTCCGAGCGAGGCGCCGCGATTGAGCGACAGGCCGATTGGCCGATCCTGATAGAGCGTCGCCGGCGTCACCTTGAGGTCGGTTGCGACGCCAAGCGGTGTTTCCGACTGCGCCAGCACGTCGCGCTCGAGGTCGATGCCCGGCGCCAGTTCCGTCACCATCAGCCCATCAGGCGTCAGCTTCATCACGCAGCGCTCGGTGACATAGGTGATATCCTGGCCCTGGGCGACGGCGCGCTTGCCCGAAAACGAGATGTGCTCGACCTCGTTGACGATCTTCTTGACCTTGCCCTCCTGGTCGATGCGGATGCCGCCATCGGCCAGCGAGAGCTTGGCGCCGGCATTGAAGAAGCCGGAGAAAACGATCTTCTTCGCCCGCGCGGTGATGTCGACAAAGCCTCCGGCGCCAGCGGTGACATGCGGCCGTGCCGAGAGTTTCGACACGTTGACCGAGCCGTGGCGGTCGATTTGCAGGAAGGAGAGCAGTGAGGCATCGAAGCCACCGGCCTGGAAATAGATGAACTGGTGCGGCGACGGCATGATCGCCTCGGCGTTGGAGGCGCAGCCGAACTTGAAGTCGAGCAGCGGCACCCCGCCGACCGCGCCCTGCTCGATCACCCAGGTGACCTTGCCGTGCTGGCCTTCTTCCAGAAGGATGCGCGGCACATTGGCCGAGATGCCGAAGCCGATGTTGACGGCCATGCCGTCGCGCAACTCCATGGCGACGCGGCGGGCGATCACCTTCTGGACGTTCATCTCGGCATTGCGGAAGGTCGACAGCGGCCGGAAGATCTCGCCCGAAATCGCCGGGTCGTAAGGCGTCAACGTCGTCTGCAACTGGTCGGGCGCCACCACGATATGATCGACCAGCACGCCCGGCACGCGCACATCATGCGGCTTCAGCGTGCCGTTCTCGACGACGCGCTTGACCTGCGCGATGACGATGCCGCCATTGTTGCGGGCGGCGAGCGCCTGCTCGAGGCCGCCAAGATAGGCACCTTCATGCTCATAGGTGAGGTTGCCGCGTTCGTCCGCCGTGGTGGCGCGGATGATCGACACCTGCGGCACGATCGAGCGGAAATAGAGCCATTCCTCGCCGTCGAATTGCTGCACCGAAACGATCGGCTCGCTTGCCGCCGCGTTCATGGCGCAGCCTTGATGGCGCGGATCGGCAAACGTGTCGAGACCGACCTTGGTCAGCACGCCCGGCCGCTTGGCGGCGGCTTCGCGGTGCATGTCGAACAGGATGCCGGACGGCACGTTGTAGGCGGCAACCGAATTGTCGCCGATCATCTTCCAGATCTGCGGCGGCTCGGCGGAGGAGGGGCCGGATGGATAGGAGCCGCACAGGGTGCGCTTCAACAGGCCGGGCTTGGCGAGGTGATCAATGCCCTTGATGCCATACATGTCGCCGGCGGCGATCGGATGCAGCGTGGTGATGTTCTTCGGGTGACCTTCCGCGTCGAAACGTTCGCCGATGGCGGCCAGCACCGCGTCCGGACAGCCAAGACCGCTCGACGACGACACGGAAACAACCATGCCGTCCTTGATCAGGCTGGCTGCCTGCGTTGCGGAAACGACCTTGCTCACTTCATGCTCCCGAGTTTCGGGTCGATCTTGACGGCCTTGCCGGAGCTGGCCGATTGCAATGCCGCCTCGGCCGAGGCCAACGACCAGATGCCGTCCTCGCCGGTGGCGGAGGGCTGGCCGTCGCCGTGGATCGCGGCATGGAACTGACGCACGGACCTGGCGTAGAGATCCTCGCGGTCGAAGCTCAATTGCTCCTCACCCTTGGCCGTGCGCAACAGCACCGAGCCGTCCGGCTTCTGGGTCATGACATTGCCGGCGATCAGCGAGCCTTCCGAGCCGTGCACCTCGAAACCGGTGTCGGCGAATTTGGTCGTGAAGCCTTCATGCGACTGGGCGATGAGGCCCGATTTGAAGCGCCAGATGCACATGGCACCGTCTTCCAGCCCGCTGTCGGCCATGCCGGCGGCTTGCGTGAAGGCCGAGACCTCGACCGGATCGTCGCCGAGCACGAAGCGCAGCGTGTCGGCATCGTGCACGGTGATGTCGAGCACCACGCCGCCGCCCGCTTCGGGCTTGGTGATGCGCCAGCCCTGCAGGCTTTCCGGCAGATAGACGGAATGGAAAACGCGTGCGGCGATCGGCTTGCCGATGCGTCCGGTGGCGATGGCGTCCCGCATGGCGCGATGCGCGCCGGCGTTGCGCAGATGATGGTTCGTGCCGAGCACGATGCCGGCGGCGCTGGCGGCCGCGACCATCTTGCGCGCATCAGCGCTGGTCAGCGCCAGCGGCTTCTCGCACAGCACATGCTTTCCGGCCTTGATGGCGGCAAGCGCCTGCTCGAGATGCAACTCGTTGGTGGTCGAGATGTAGACGGCGTCGATATCCTCGCCAAGGAGCTCGTCAAGCGTCGAGACCGCAAGCGGAATGTTGTTTTCCACGGCATATGCCTGGGCCCGCTCTGGGCTGGAACTCATCACCGCCGCGATCCTGCCATCGGCCTGCGTACGAATGGCATTGATCATGAATTGCCTGGCGATCGTGCTGGCGCCGATCAGTCCCCACTTGACGCTCATGCCGCGCCTCCCGTTCCTGCGGGCCTGTTTCGTGTGCGGCGATCCGGGCCGCAGCTTTCCCTGACAACGAGATTGACCGCGCCGATATGGTCTTCGGCACGCGTGGTGCGCGACTGGATCATCTTGAGCATGACGTGTGCTGCGCGTTCGCCAAGACCGGCTGTGTCAACCGCGACACTGGTCAGCGCCGGCATGTAGTGTTCGGCCTCGACCACGTCGTCGAAGCCGACGACGGCGAAATCCTGTCCCGGCTCAAGCCGGCGCTTGCGCAATGCCAGCATCACGCCGAAGGCGACGGCATCGTTGAAGCAAAGCGCCGATGTCGGCGGCTCGACCATTGCGAGTGCGGTTTCCAGGCAAGCAATGCCACCCTTGCGGCTGGTCTCGCCCTCGATGACGAGCACGTCGCGAGTGGCGATGCCCAGCGTCTCGCAGGCTTCGCGAAACCCGCCCAGCCGTTCCTGATAGACCACCAGGTCCGAAGTGCCGCCGAAGAAGGCCAGCCGGCGATGGCCTTTGCCGATGAGATGAGCAGCGGCAAGATAGGCGCCGCGATGATTGTCGGGCGCGATCACCGGGATGCGGCTATCAGGCAAGCGGCGCATGGCGAAGACAACCGGCACGCCAGCCATCTCCTGCCGCCGGAAAGCGCCTGGCGTGGTGCCGCGTGCCGGTGACACGATGAGGCCGGCGACGCCTTGCTCCAT
It encodes:
- a CDS encoding Gfo/Idh/MocA family protein; the encoded protein is MSVKWGLIGASTIARQFMINAIRTQADGRIAAVMSSSPERAQAYAVENNIPLAVSTLDELLGEDIDAVYISTTNELHLEQALAAIKAGKHVLCEKPLALTSADARKMVAAASAAGIVLGTNHHLRNAGAHRAMRDAIATGRIGKPIAARVFHSVYLPESLQGWRITKPEAGGGVVLDITVHDADTLRFVLGDDPVEVSAFTQAAGMADSGLEDGAMCIWRFKSGLIAQSHEGFTTKFADTGFEVHGSEGSLIAGNVMTQKPDGSVLLRTAKGEEQLSFDREDLYARSVRQFHAAIHGDGQPSATGEDGIWSLASAEAALQSASSGKAVKIDPKLGSMK
- a CDS encoding aldehyde dehydrogenase family protein produces the protein MNAPLNIAMPVEASAAPRNYRLLIDGKHVDARDGRAIERKSPGHGFTVSRYAQAGEAEVEAAVQAAHRAFETGPWPRMKAAERAAILFKAADLIETRLEDIARLDALESGKPIAQARGEIGGAVDIWRYAASLARTLHGESYANLGDAMLGVVVREPIGVVSIITPWNFPFLIVSQKLPFALAAGCTAVVKPSEMTSASTFVLGDILLEAGVPAGVVNILAGLGGDVGAPMVSHPLVEMVSFTGSTRVGKMTMASAAQSLKKVSMELGGKNGQIVFPDADLEAAADAAVFGGFFNAGECCNAGSRLIVHEAIADDFLATVKALTSRVAVGDPLDDRTKVGAMISSDHLAKVTGYVTAAASGGGNVYSGGRQLASNAGQYLDPTIIRGVTEDMAIAREEVFGPVLSVLTFETIEKALHIANNTPYGLSAGVWSASIDTCMSVARGVRSGTVWVNTFMEGYPELPFGGYKQSGLGRELGKRAVEDYTEEKTIQFHRGQRTGWWVG
- a CDS encoding LacI family DNA-binding transcriptional regulator; its protein translation is MASRAKATIFDIAREAGVSKSTVSLVLQGSGLIRPETAVKVRKAIEDVGYVYNRGAANLRKAHSNVIGMVINDLTNPFFAELAVGMERVFQSAGIVPFIANTAENPVRQEEVLKSLMEQGVAGLIVSPARGTTPGAFRRQEMAGVPVVFAMRRLPDSRIPVIAPDNHRGAYLAAAHLIGKGHRRLAFFGGTSDLVVYQERLGGFREACETLGIATRDVLVIEGETSRKGGIACLETALAMVEPPTSALCFNDAVAFGVMLALRKRRLEPGQDFAVVGFDDVVEAEHYMPALTSVAVDTAGLGERAAHVMLKMIQSRTTRAEDHIGAVNLVVRESCGPDRRTRNRPAGTGGAA
- a CDS encoding acyl CoA:acetate/3-ketoacid CoA transferase: MVVSVSSSSGLGCPDAVLAAIGERFDAEGHPKNITTLHPIAAGDMYGIKGIDHLAKPGLLKRTLCGSYPSGPSSAEPPQIWKMIGDNSVAAYNVPSGILFDMHREAAAKRPGVLTKVGLDTFADPRHQGCAMNAAASEPIVSVQQFDGEEWLYFRSIVPQVSIIRATTADERGNLTYEHEGAYLGGLEQALAARNNGGIVIAQVKRVVENGTLKPHDVRVPGVLVDHIVVAPDQLQTTLTPYDPAISGEIFRPLSTFRNAEMNVQKVIARRVAMELRDGMAVNIGFGISANVPRILLEEGQHGKVTWVIEQGAVGGVPLLDFKFGCASNAEAIMPSPHQFIYFQAGGFDASLLSFLQIDRHGSVNVSKLSARPHVTAGAGGFVDITARAKKIVFSGFFNAGAKLSLADGGIRIDQEGKVKKIVNEVEHISFSGKRAVAQGQDITYVTERCVMKLTPDGLMVTELAPGIDLERDVLAQSETPLGVATDLKVTPATLYQDRPIGLSLNRGASLGGAHG
- a CDS encoding enoyl-CoA hydratase/isomerase family protein is translated as MAEPLVTFERDGAIGIVTLRRPEKFNALDIPMLRALETALDTAEAAEGVRVVLLRGEGKGFCAGGDVEAWAQMNAADFQVQWVRYGHRVFDRLARLRQPTIAVLSGHALGGGLELAVACDFRVAEAQVKLGFPETSIGVVPGWSGTQRAVRRFGAQTVRRLALGGEILLAPEALALGVVDRVVETGNGLAHASAWAQTIAERGPLATEAAKLMIAVAEGEESAAATEALASGFIALSGDLKAGVSAFKTKQKPAFSRS